Genomic DNA from Haloarcula marina:
TCGCCCGGCCCCGGCCATCCGAAGAACGACCGCGACGTGGGCGTGACGATGGACGTACTTCGAGAGGTCAGCCCCGAGGTACCGACGCTCGGCGTCTGTCTGGGCCTCGAAGCGGCCGTCTACGCCTACGGGGGCACCATCGGTCGCGCACCCGAACCCATCCACGGGAAGGCGTTCCCCATCGACCACGACGGCGAGGGCGTCTTCGCGGGCCTCGAACAGGGCTTTCAGGGCGGCCGCTACCACTCGCTGGTCGCGACCGAGGTGCCTGACGAGTTCGAGGTATCGGCGACGACGACCACCGACGAGGGGACGGAGTTAGTGATGGGCGTGCGCCACCGCGAGTACCCCATCGAAGCGGTGCAGTTCCACCCCGAGTCGGTCCTGACTTCGGTGGGCCACGACGT
This window encodes:
- the trpG gene encoding anthranilate synthase component II, which codes for MSAEQTAPDRETTRASDRKRVLFVDNFDSFTYNLVEYVSEHADTEVVRNTATLDDVRAFDPDAIVLSPGPGHPKNDRDVGVTMDVLREVSPEVPTLGVCLGLEAAVYAYGGTIGRAPEPIHGKAFPIDHDGEGVFAGLEQGFQGGRYHSLVATEVPDEFEVSATTTTDEGTELVMGVRHREYPIEAVQFHPESVLTSVGHDVIRNFLDGV